Proteins encoded by one window of Cannabis sativa cultivar Pink pepper isolate KNU-18-1 chromosome 4, ASM2916894v1, whole genome shotgun sequence:
- the LOC115714773 gene encoding uncharacterized protein At4g22758: MLHYKQKKTQTSKGNRLLISVTVLGSAGPLRFVVNEEELVNAVIDTALKSYAREGRLPILGSDLNDFLLYCPNAGSDALSPLDTIGSQGTRNFMLCKKPPPQPVMKKLDENDIKLSVKESVPTAARKGNGTWKSWLNKSLNLKISSH; the protein is encoded by the exons ATGTTGCACTATAAGCAGAAGAAGACCCAAACTAGCAAGGGCAACAGGCTCTTGATTAGCGTCACTGTGCTTGGTAGCGCCGGACCTCTTAGGTTCGTTGTTAATGAGGAAGAACTCGTTAATGCTGTAATTGATACTGCTTTGAAATCGTATGCACGCGAAGGCCGTCTTCCGATTTTGGGCTCCGATCTTAATGATTTTCTTCTTTACTGTCCAAATGCTGGATCTGATG CTTTGAGTCCTCTGGACACAATTGGATCGCAAGGGACTCGAAACTTCATGCTGTGTAAGAAGCCACCACCACAGCCGGTGATGAAGAAGTTGGATGAGAATGATATCAAGCTTAGTGTAAAGGAAAGTGTTCCTACTGCTGCTCGCAAAGGAAACGGTACATGGAAATCATGGCTCAATAAATCCCTTAACTTGAAGATTTCTTCTCATTGA